A window of bacterium CG_4_10_14_0_2_um_filter_33_32 genomic DNA:
ATTTTTTTAGCCATAGGTGCTTGGCGAATTTCTAAGAACAATGTTCTAACTAGAAAAATACCGGCAGTAGAAACTTTAGGCTCGGCTACGGTTCTATGTGTTGATAAAACAGGTACCTTAACTTTAAATAAAATGTCTGTGAGTAAGTTGTTTGTTGTAGGCGGTTTTTACGATATACCGAATCCCAAAAAATGCGATCTTTTGGAAGAATTCCACGAACTGGTTGAGTTTGGTTTTCTTGCAAGCCAAAAAGACGCTTTTGACACTATGGAAAAAGCAATCAAAGATCTAAGCGATCATGCTCTTGCTAATACTGAGCATATCCATAAAGATTGGAGATTAGTTAAAGAATATACACTTTCACGAGAATTATTGTCAGTTTCTCATGTTTGGCAGTCACCCGAAGGTGATGGTTATGTAATAGCTGCAAAAGGTGCACCTGAATCGATTTTTGATTTATGTCATCTAACAGAGCAGGAACAAGCCAGCTTAACCAATAAGATAAACATGATGGCTAAAGATAACTTAAGAGTTATTGCAGTTGCAAAGGCATATTTTAAAAAAGAAACTGATTTACCACTCAAACAGCATGATTTTGATTTTCATTTCTTAGGTCTTATAGGTCTTACTGATCCAATCCGTCCAGATGTTGATGAGGCGATTAAGGAATGTTATAGAGCAGGAATTAGGGTTGTTATGATTACCGGTGATTATCCTAATACTGCTTTAAATATTGCCAAACAGATTGGGCTTTCATCGCCAGATGGAGTTCTTACCGGGACTGAAGTTTCTAAAATGAACGAAAAAGAGCTTAAGAATAAAGTGAAGAATATTAATGTATTTGCCCGTATGGTTCCGGAACAAAAACTTCTTTTAGTTAATGCCTTAAAAGATGAAAAAGAAATTGTTGCTATGACTGGAGATGGAGTGAATGATGCGCCAGCTTTAAAATCAGCCCATATAGGTGTTGCAATGGGAGGAAGAGGAACAGATGTTGCTCGTGAGGTCTCTGATCTTGTTTTGCTAGATGATAATTTTATATCAATAGTAAAGGCAGTTAGGTTAGGTCGGCGGATTTTTGATAATCTTAAAAAAGCCGTTGTTTATATTCTGGCAGTTCATATACCTATTGCAGGGATGTCTTTTATTCCATTATTTTTTAATCTACCCTTAGTTCTTATGCCGGTTCATATAGCCTTTTTAGAGTTAATTATTGATCCGGCTTGTTCGATTGTTTTGGAGGCCGAAAAGGAAGAAGCGAACGTAATGAAACGTCCGCCCAGAAGCTTAAAGGAGCCTCTTGCAAACAAAAGAAACATTTTATTAGGGCTACTTCAAGGGTTCAGTGCCTTGACTATTATCTTAACAATATTTTTTGCCGTATTATTTTGGGGCAAAAATGAAGCTGATGCTCGCACCTTTGTTTTTGCTTCGCTTGTTATTACGAATTTAGGATTAATTTTAACTAATCGATCCTGGTCACGTAGTTTAAAGGAAATATTTTTATCGAAAAATAAATCATTTTGGTTAGTTTCTATACTAACAATCTTCTTCCTTCTATGTGTTCTTTATACTCCATTTTTGCAAAAGATTTTTTTCTTTAGCACTCTTCATCTAATCGATTTGACGCTATGTTTATTAATCGGTCTGCTTAGTATTTTATGGTTTGAAGCTCTTAAATCTTTTATCAATAATAAAAAAACCACAAATTCTAATATTGAATAGTTTTGATTCTAGTTCGTATAGATCAATCAGGGTTTTCTTTCTCGCCTTTTACCGATAAGGCAAGCAAAAATATAAAAAGAATTAAAACTACTGAAGTACATGTAAATATTAAAGAATTAGTACGTTGTGC
This region includes:
- a CDS encoding ATPase, translating into MIDQLELKKISGLSQKKASQRLEEEGYNELPSSKKRGFLVIFLEIITEPMFILLLGGGGIYLILGDLKEAVILLSFVFVVISITFFQEKKTENSLEALRNLSSPRALVLRDGVQERIAGREVVREDIVILTEGDRVPADAFVMSSSNLLVDESLLTGESMAVRKTSTGKEIKDMRPGGDDLPFVYSGTLVVQGYGIAKVTSIGINTEIGKIGKALKSIKSEKTLLEKETKKLVFTLATLGIFLSLVVVVTYGLTRHDWLHGILAGITFVMAMLPEEFPVVLTIFLAIGAWRISKNNVLTRKIPAVETLGSATVLCVDKTGTLTLNKMSVSKLFVVGGFYDIPNPKKCDLLEEFHELVEFGFLASQKDAFDTMEKAIKDLSDHALANTEHIHKDWRLVKEYTLSRELLSVSHVWQSPEGDGYVIAAKGAPESIFDLCHLTEQEQASLTNKINMMAKDNLRVIAVAKAYFKKETDLPLKQHDFDFHFLGLIGLTDPIRPDVDEAIKECYRAGIRVVMITGDYPNTALNIAKQIGLSSPDGVLTGTEVSKMNEKELKNKVKNINVFARMVPEQKLLLVNALKDEKEIVAMTGDGVNDAPALKSAHIGVAMGGRGTDVAREVSDLVLLDDNFISIVKAVRLGRRIFDNLKKAVVYILAVHIPIAGMSFIPLFFNLPLVLMPVHIAFLELIIDPACSIVLEAEKEEANVMKRPPRSLKEPLANKRNILLGLLQGFSALTIILTIFFAVLFWGKNEADARTFVFASLVITNLGLILTNRSWSRSLKEIFLSKNKSFWLVSILTIFFLLCVLYTPFLQKIFFFSTLHLIDLTLCLLIGLLSILWFEALKSFINNKKTTNSNIE